The Blastocatellia bacterium nucleotide sequence TTCAGAAGATGGTCTCTTTTTACCTTTGCTCGGTGTGATCGTTGGGCCGGACTCCACTGCCTGAGAGGGCGCATGTTTCTCAGCTTTCTTCTTCTTGTGCTTCGTTTTGGTCTCAGGCGCCGTCGTTTGGGGGGACGCCGACTGTGAGACCGTTTGAGCTTTGATGGTGGCTGCCTGGACGCTTTTACGGCGGCATGCGTGATCCATCATTCCTGCCAAGGACAGCACCACCACAATCCCCATATACTTCGAAAGTTTCCACATCCCGTATTCCCTCCTCTATATCAATTTCGGCTCTTATCTCCTGTCAAGCCGGTAGAGCGTTGAGCTCTACGTAATCCCCCTATGCAATCCGCGTTCCTCATCGAGCAAACTCGCGATATCTGATCTAATTCCATCCCCTTCATATGGATTGGAGGGAAGTCTTGTGCTCCAAGACACCTGAAGTTTGTTCCCTTTCCTCTCTTTGACTGTGGCTTTCCTGTCCTCCAGCGCCATTTTGCCACAGTATCAGAGCACCCTTTGGCCCGGCTCGGGGACCCTCTCGGTGGGTTCCGTGGCCTCGACAGAAACTCGGTAGTGCTCCTTCTCCGGCGGTTCACTACGAAGCTCGCGTTTAAACTCGCTAATGGCT carries:
- the tatA gene encoding twin-arginine translocase TatA/TatE family subunit; translation: MFSSVSLPELLLIMVIVLLLFGSRRLPELARSLGIAISEFKRELRSEPPEKEHYRVSVEATEPTERVPEPGQRVL